ATTTCGTGTTTCTCGAAAATGCCGGCCTGTACTGGCACCTTGTGGACCTTGTGTGGATCTACCTTTTCCCGCTTTTCTACCTGATAGCCTAGGGGGATGCCATGACAGAACATCATGAAGAGCATCATACCGTCTCATACCGCTTCAATACCATCATATGGGGCATTCTGCTGTGCCTTACCGCAGTTACCGTCATCGCGGCACAGTTCGACTTCGGATTTCTGAACGTTGTGGTTGCCCTGACCATTGCCACGGTCAAGGCAGGGCTGGTCATTCTGTTTTTCATGCACCTTAAGTATGAAAAACCCCTGTTCAAGATCATTGTGTTCATCACGTTTTTTCTGCTGGCCATAGCCATAGGGTTCACCTTCTTCGACATTGGCTACAGGTACTGAGGAGGTGCCATGAATCCGCAAAATTTCAATCCAGTTGCCGAAGTCGATTTTGCTTTCTACATCATTTTCGGTGTTTCCATAGTGATGTTGTTAGGCATCAGCGCCACGGCCCTCTGGTTCGTGTACCGTTATCACCACACCAGAAACCCCAAGGCGGAAGACATATCCGGCAATCTGCTGGCAGAAGTGGTATGGATTGTCATTCCCTCCCTTATCGTCATGGCACTCTTCTATTACGGATGGGCCGGATACAAGGCATTGCGCACTGTTCCTGACAATGCCATGAATGTGAAGGTCACCGCCCGGATGTGGTCATGGGTGTTTGAATATGACAACGGCAAACGCAGCAGCGTGCTGTATGTGCCCAAGGACAAACCGGTAAAGCTGCTGATGACCTCGGCCGATGTTATTCACAGCCTGTACATTCCTGCCTATCGCATCAAGATGGATACTGTACCGCGCATGGAAACCTATGCATGGTTCAATCCCGATGCCGAAGGTTCATACGACATCTTCTGTGCCGAATATTGCGGGCTGAAGCACGCAAACATGATCACCACGGTGGAGGTCATGCCTCCGGACGAATTCAACAAATGGTACAACGGCAAAAGTAAATCCGCGGGGGCGGGCAAGGCTCTGGCCCTGCTGGAGAACTACGGCTGCCTTAGCTGCCATTCCACGGACGGCTCAAAGAACACCGGCCCCACATTCAGCAATCTGTATGGCAAAAAGCAGGTTGTTGAGCTTCCGGACGGTACGAAGAAGCAGGTTGTCGTGGATGAGCCGTATCTGAAGCGTGCCATACTGAACCCGCAGACAGAGGTGCCGGAAGGATTTACTCCTGCCATGATGCCCTACAAGGACGCCATATCCGATGAAGATCTCAAGACCATCTTGCAGTGGTTCATGCACGGTAACGAGGTGTCGCTGGACGCCGGACGCGAACTGATGATGGCTGAAGGGTGCATATCGTGTCATT
This region of Desulfovibrio subterraneus genomic DNA includes:
- a CDS encoding cytochrome C oxidase subunit IV family protein; translation: MTEHHEEHHTVSYRFNTIIWGILLCLTAVTVIAAQFDFGFLNVVVALTIATVKAGLVILFFMHLKYEKPLFKIIVFITFFLLAIAIGFTFFDIGYRY
- the coxB gene encoding cytochrome c oxidase subunit II; translated protein: MNPQNFNPVAEVDFAFYIIFGVSIVMLLGISATALWFVYRYHHTRNPKAEDISGNLLAEVVWIVIPSLIVMALFYYGWAGYKALRTVPDNAMNVKVTARMWSWVFEYDNGKRSSVLYVPKDKPVKLLMTSADVIHSLYIPAYRIKMDTVPRMETYAWFNPDAEGSYDIFCAEYCGLKHANMITTVEVMPPDEFNKWYNGKSKSAGAGKALALLENYGCLSCHSTDGSKNTGPTFSNLYGKKQVVELPDGTKKQVVVDEPYLKRAILNPQTEVPEGFTPAMMPYKDAISDEDLKTILQWFMHGNEVSLDAGRELMMAEGCISCHSTDGSLVAAPSLKDIWGRKVEVLENGKEKTVTSDEAYLRESILAPEKLIVKGFDPIMPPYPHLTPEQMQQMLVYMKSLSGAEQ